Sequence from the uncultured Flavobacterium sp. genome:
CATTGTAAATCTTATTCTCTTTTAAAATTGCAATCATGTCATCTCTTCCGGCATGAAACCTATCAAAACTACTGTTTATAAATAAGATTGGAGGCGTGCTTTTATTTGTATGGCTTAAAGCCGAAGCATTTTTCCAATTTTCCGGGTTCTCTTCATAAGAACCGTTTAACCAAAATGCTGCTATTTCTCCTTCTTTTGATTCCGGATGTTTAAATGCTAATATTCCGTCTACATCAATAATTGCATTTACTTTTGATGAAGATTTAGTTTTAAATTGCACATCTTCAAAAGCTAAGTTATCATTTGTTGTACCAATCAAAGCTGCCATTTGACCTCCCGAAGAACATCCTAAAACGGCAATTTTGTTTGGATCTACATGAAACTTTTCTGCATTATCTTTTATAAATTTAATCGCATTTTTAATATCATAAATCCCTTCCGGATATTTCGCTTCAAGCGATAATCTGTATTCAATTGCAAAACAAGAATAGCCTTTTGAAGCAATTTCTTGTGCCATAATCCGCATCTGACTTTTATTCCCTGATCTCCATCCGCCGCCATGAATCATGATTACAGCTGGATTTCGTTTTTCTTTTATATAAAAATAAGAATCTAAATGTAAGTCTCTATTTTGCTTTTTATCATAGACAACATCATAAATTTCAGTAACATTTTCATTCTTCTTTGACTCAGCAATTGTTATAAAAGGATATTGTTTTATCAACTTATTATAAGTACTTTTTACCGTATACGAAGTATCAATTTCGAACTTGTTTTGTGCAGAAATTGCCGTTGCATAAAACATCAAAAACAGTATTATTTTCTTCATCTGCAAACTTCAATTATTAAGTTAAGAAAGGAGTTTGATATGCGGTCAAACTCCTTTTTAACTACTTCAAAAAAACAATCTCAAAAATTATCAAATTACTAATATGCAGGATTTTGAGGAAAATCTTTATTTCTGTTTAAATCTAATGCGGATTGAGGTATTGGTCTTAAAATTTTAAGATTACCATTTTGACCTGCAAAAGCATTTGTTGTTGTCACTTTTGGGTTGTACAAAACAGTTCTTTCTACTAATGTTCCAGTACGTTTTAAGTCAAACCAACGGTGGTATTCTCCCAATAATTCTCTACCTCTTTCGTCTAATATTGTATTGATATCAATTGACGTTAATACCGGAATTGCTCCTACAACTCCGCCTCCAGCTCTTCTTCTTACTTCGTTTAATCTTGCTAAAGCTGTTCCAGATTGACCTGCTTTAAAATAAGCTTCGGCAGCAATTAGATACGTTTCTCCTAATCTTGAAATAATAAAATCACGTGTACTACTTCTGTTTGTAGCTGGTGTAATAGGCGTTGTGTTATAATTTGCACTTGTTGCGCCACTATACGGAGCATTAGGATCATCAAATTTACGAACCGGAATCAGGTTGTAATCTCCTCCAGAAGCCGCTGATGAAGAATAAGTTCCCCAATTATGGTATCTGAAATTTGCTACCAATCTTGAAGCATTATCCAATTTCCAAGCATCTCTATCAGCAGTTGTAAACCATTTTGGCTCATAGAAATCTGAAATTTTCAAAGCTGCTTTATCTGTTACCGTATAATAATCGTAATATCTGCTGTAGATTTCATTCATAAAAGTACCTTCCCAACGTTTATCTCCTTTTTCATATAATGACAAAGCATAAACTGTAGGACAAAGTGTGTAACTTCTGTTTGGATAAGGATTTCCAGCCGCCGCAGCTCCTAAATAAGAACTGAACCAATAGTTTTGAGAACTTCCCAAAGCTGTTGTTCCCGTTGCATTTGAAGCGATCGAAAACTGAACCGAAAAGATAGTTTCAGCATTCATTTCATTTCCAGGTTTTACAACATTATCAAAAGATACATTCAAAGCCTGACCGCCAATTACCTGATCTGCCAAAGCTGCTGCCGTTGTAAAATCTGCCGGAGTTCCAAAAGTTTCATAACCTCTTGTCAAATATACTTTTGCCAATAAATCCTGAACCGCTCTTTTATTAACTCTTCCGCCATATGCCGCTGTACTTACTGCCGGAAGTGCTTCGTTAAGATCTTTAAAAATTTGCGTATAAACTTCTTCTGCCGTATTTCTGTCAAACGAAGTCACAGCCGTATTGATATTATCCAAAACAACCGGAACTCCTCCATAAGTTTGAACTAACAGAAAATAAGCGTTTGCACGTAAAAATTTAAGTTCGCCAATTCTGGTATCTAATGTGCTTGATTTCTCTGTAACTGTCGAATAATACAATCCTTTATTTGCCTGTTGAATTGCGATATAACAAGTTCTGTACAATTGATCAACTCCTGCAGATGACGATGATAATGTCAAATATTTGGCTAATCCTTCTGGTTCCTGATTTCTTCCCTCAGAATACATATCTGTTCCTGCTTCAAACAACCACGGATCACCTCCATAAATGTCTTTTAGCGTTGCATAATTTGTATTTATTAATGACTCAAATCCCGCAGAAGTCAAAAAATATTGCTCTGCTGAACCATAAGAACGATTGTCTTCCTCGATAAAATCTGAGCAAGAATTTAAAGTCGTTCCCAGTATTAGTATAGCTATTATTAATTTTTTCATTTTTTCTAATTTAAAATTTTAAACTTAATCCCATTTGAACTGTCATTGTCGACACACGATTCACTGCTAAAGCTGCCGTTGCCCATTCCGGATCGTAACCTTCATAAGGTGTAATTACAAACGGATTCAACACATTCACATAAAAACGCATGCTTTTAAGTTTCAATTTATTTACCAGATCATTATCCAAACTATATCCTAATGCTATATTTTGAACTTTGACAAATGATGCATTTTTGTAAAAAGCAACGTTATTAGTATCATAATAAACTCCTGCTCCACGTGGCAAAGGGTTTGTGTTTGAATATTGTGGTGCGATACCAGCGCCATTGGCAGGAATATACCAATCTTTTAAATCTAATTTCTGACGTCCTCTGTCTGTTACATCAGCAAAATTATCGTGGAAACCACTAAACACGGTCATTCCCTGATTTGTGATTAAAGACAATGACAAATCAAATTGTTTTACTTTTAATGTTGTAGAAAAACTTCCTGACCATTTAGGATCGTAATTTCCTAAAATTGCTCTGTCATTATTGGCATCAATTTTTCCATCATTATTTAAATCTTTTACTCTTGCTTCTCCAGGTTTCTGACCGTAAGAAAGTGCTTTTGCAGCTTCGCTTTCCTGCCAAACTCCATCAAAAACATAGTTGTAATAAGAGTGAATATTTTCTCCAATAAATAAGTTATTTCCAACATCATCAACTTTATCCTGCCCGTAAATAGATTCTAATTTGTTTACGTTTTTAGTGAAAGTAAAACTGGTTTCCCAAGACACATTTTTAGTCTGAATATTTTTAGTTACCAATGCAACTTCAATTCCTTTATTACTGATAGAACCCACGTTTGAAGTAATTGTAGGAACTCCAATCTCTAAAGGTAATGCTTGTTGAAACAATAAATCTTTTGATAAACGATCATAAACATCAACACTTCCTGAGATTCTGTTTTTAGCAAATCCAAAGTCTAAACCTAAATTCACCTCTCTTGTTTTTTCCCAAGTAAGATTTGTATTTCCTAAGCTTGAAGACGTAAAACCGTTTGCCGGAGTACCATTAAAATCATAATAAGTTGGCACTTTTAAAACACTTAAACTTGAATATGGCGAAACGTTATCATTTCCGGTATAACCAACACTTCCTCTTAATTTTAAATTAGAAATAAAAGAAACATTTTTCAAGAATGATTCCTGATTAATATTCCATCCTAAAGCCACAGAAGGGAAAGCTGTCCATTTATTACCATCAGCTAAAACAGAAGAACCATCGTAACGTACAGATGCTGTCAATAAATAACGCCCTTTGTAAGTATAGTTCAAACGAGCTGCATAAGATTCTAATGTATTTTTAGAATACGGAATAAATACTCCTGACGGAATTATCGCGATAGATCCCGAAGGCGTCAAATTGTAAGTTGGCTGCGCTCCTGAACCAAGATTGTAAAATCCGGTTTCAAATGGATTTTCTCTTGAAGATTGAAAATAAGTTTCGGTCGTATTAGAGTAAAAACTCTGAAGCAATAAAACGTTGAAAACATGATTTTCCTTTAAAGTATAATTGATATTAAACTGATTATCCCAAGTATAATTGAAGTTTTGAACATTAGTTACATCTCCAGAAGGTAAACTTTTATTTTTAAGACCAAAATCTGTTTGAGCTCCGAGAGATCTTCCTTCTCTCGCATTCATTGAACCAGCAGAAAAAGTCGATTTGAAAGACAACCAATTTGTAAATTTATATTCTCCATATAAATTCCCAATTGTAGTAAATCTTTTTATTTCGTCGCTTGAATTTGCAATTTCTAAAAGCGGATTATAAGAACCCGTTTTATTAATTCCTAAAGTTCCATTAGGATATCTTAGCGTTCCTGGTTGTTGTGCATAAGTTCCAACAATTTCGTTACCATTGGCATCAATTGCCCAAGGCGAAGTGAAAGGATTTTGTCTAAAAGCCTCTTGCATAGCAGTTGCGCTTCCTAATTGTTCATCCGTTTTTGATATCGTAAGATTTACACCAAATGAAATTTTATCATTGATCTTATGATTCAAACCTGCTTTAAAGTTATACTTATCAATACCTTCATTATCAATAACTCCAGTTTCTTTTTGCATACCAAGACCAATGTTATAAGACAAACCATTATCGGCACGACCGGTAACATTCAAATAATTATTCTGAGTCATTCCGCCTTTTAAAACTGCATCCTGCCAATTGTAACTTTGATTATTAGCCACTCTGTTAAACAAAACAGGATTTGTTCCTGCCTGACCAACTGCCGCTTTTAATTCGGTTGCATCAATATCATTGTATGTTGGGTTTGTAGCCGAAATTGTAGTTGCCAAAAATGCCGATTGATGATAATACCACCATTTTTCAGGACTCATTAATTTTGGTAATCTTACCGCTTGTTTGTTTCCATAAGAACTGTCATAAGAAACTGATACGCCCGCTTTTGCATTTGTACCACTTTTGGTTGTCACAATGATAACTCCACTTCCTCCTCTTGAACCATAAATTGCTGCAGAAGAAGCATCTTTCAACACGTCCATTCTCGCAATATCCTGCGGATTCAAAAAGTCGATATTATCCGTTGGAACGCCATCAACTACAAAAAGTGGTTTAGATCCATCTTTATTTATAGAGTTTGCTCCTCTAATAATAACATTGAAACCGTCGCCAATACGTCCAGAATTTGAAGTTACCTGAACTCCGGCAATTCCTCCCTGAATAGCTTCCATTGGATTAGTAACATTTCTTTCCGTGATTTTAGCCGCCGATAAAGTATTTACAGCTCCGGTTAAATCTGTCTTTTTTACAGATCCATAACCAACAACCACAACTTCGTTAAGCGAATTGGATTGTTCCGAAAGACTAACATTCACTCTCGATTTTCCTGCAACGCTAACTTCCTGAGTCTGAAAACCCAAATAAGTTATAATCAAAACCGCTTTATTACTTGCAACGTTTATTTTAAAACTTCCTTCAAAATCTGTAGAAGTTCCGTTTTTAGTACCTTTTTCCTGGATATTCACACCCGGAAGTGATAATCCTGCAGCATCAGTAATCTTTCCTTCTACAACCGTCGACTGAGCGTTCATGGTCGTACTCAAAAGGAAATTGAGGAAAAATAAAAATACAAGATTGTATTTTATTTTTTTCTTTGATAATTGTTTAATGTTCATAGTTTGGTTAATTGGTTTGGTTAAAATGATAGTTTTCTTTTTTTAATTTTTAATCGATTCTACTTTCTTTCCATTAATGTAAGTGCTTATAAAATTTATATTTTTTACGTTTTTTAACGAATAAACTGAGTCTACTTTTTCGATTACAACATCTTTAAAAGTGATATTTTCTATAGGAGATGTTTCGTAGCCATCTGCAAGAATTCCGAACTTTCCGCCGTTTTTGACTCTAATATTTTCAAGGCTAATATTTTTTATTGCCGGTATAAAATTTCCGGATTGACTTCCGTAAACATCATAAAACATAGTTGCTCTCAAAACACATTCTTTTACAGTTCCAACTTCAATATTTCTAACATAAATATCCTCTGTAGTTCCGCCACGTTTAGAGTTTGTTTTGATTCTGATTGCTCTTTCTAAATTCGGACTATCCATCACACAATTCTCTACAAAAACATTATTTACTCCGGCAGAAATTTCACTTCCCATCACAACTCCGCCGTGACCATCAATCATTTTACAATTCTGAACAATGATATTTTTACTCGGAATT
This genomic interval carries:
- a CDS encoding TonB-dependent receptor, with amino-acid sequence MNIKQLSKKKIKYNLVFLFFLNFLLSTTMNAQSTVVEGKITDAAGLSLPGVNIQEKGTKNGTSTDFEGSFKINVASNKAVLIITYLGFQTQEVSVAGKSRVNVSLSEQSNSLNEVVVVGYGSVKKTDLTGAVNTLSAAKITERNVTNPMEAIQGGIAGVQVTSNSGRIGDGFNVIIRGANSINKDGSKPLFVVDGVPTDNIDFLNPQDIARMDVLKDASSAAIYGSRGGSGVIIVTTKSGTNAKAGVSVSYDSSYGNKQAVRLPKLMSPEKWWYYHQSAFLATTISATNPTYNDIDATELKAAVGQAGTNPVLFNRVANNQSYNWQDAVLKGGMTQNNYLNVTGRADNGLSYNIGLGMQKETGVIDNEGIDKYNFKAGLNHKINDKISFGVNLTISKTDEQLGSATAMQEAFRQNPFTSPWAIDANGNEIVGTYAQQPGTLRYPNGTLGINKTGSYNPLLEIANSSDEIKRFTTIGNLYGEYKFTNWLSFKSTFSAGSMNAREGRSLGAQTDFGLKNKSLPSGDVTNVQNFNYTWDNQFNINYTLKENHVFNVLLLQSFYSNTTETYFQSSRENPFETGFYNLGSGAQPTYNLTPSGSIAIIPSGVFIPYSKNTLESYAARLNYTYKGRYLLTASVRYDGSSVLADGNKWTAFPSVALGWNINQESFLKNVSFISNLKLRGSVGYTGNDNVSPYSSLSVLKVPTYYDFNGTPANGFTSSSLGNTNLTWEKTREVNLGLDFGFAKNRISGSVDVYDRLSKDLLFQQALPLEIGVPTITSNVGSISNKGIEVALVTKNIQTKNVSWETSFTFTKNVNKLESIYGQDKVDDVGNNLFIGENIHSYYNYVFDGVWQESEAAKALSYGQKPGEARVKDLNNDGKIDANNDRAILGNYDPKWSGSFSTTLKVKQFDLSLSLITNQGMTVFSGFHDNFADVTDRGRQKLDLKDWYIPANGAGIAPQYSNTNPLPRGAGVYYDTNNVAFYKNASFVKVQNIALGYSLDNDLVNKLKLKSMRFYVNVLNPFVITPYEGYDPEWATAALAVNRVSTMTVQMGLSLKF
- a CDS encoding RagB/SusD family nutrient uptake outer membrane protein translates to MKKLIIAILILGTTLNSCSDFIEEDNRSYGSAEQYFLTSAGFESLINTNYATLKDIYGGDPWLFEAGTDMYSEGRNQEPEGLAKYLTLSSSSAGVDQLYRTCYIAIQQANKGLYYSTVTEKSSTLDTRIGELKFLRANAYFLLVQTYGGVPVVLDNINTAVTSFDRNTAEEVYTQIFKDLNEALPAVSTAAYGGRVNKRAVQDLLAKVYLTRGYETFGTPADFTTAAALADQVIGGQALNVSFDNVVKPGNEMNAETIFSVQFSIASNATGTTALGSSQNYWFSSYLGAAAAGNPYPNRSYTLCPTVYALSLYEKGDKRWEGTFMNEIYSRYYDYYTVTDKAALKISDFYEPKWFTTADRDAWKLDNASRLVANFRYHNWGTYSSSAASGGDYNLIPVRKFDDPNAPYSGATSANYNTTPITPATNRSSTRDFIISRLGETYLIAAEAYFKAGQSGTALARLNEVRRRAGGGVVGAIPVLTSIDINTILDERGRELLGEYHRWFDLKRTGTLVERTVLYNPKVTTTNAFAGQNGNLKILRPIPQSALDLNRNKDFPQNPAY
- a CDS encoding alpha/beta hydrolase translates to MKKIILFLMFYATAISAQNKFEIDTSYTVKSTYNKLIKQYPFITIAESKKNENVTEIYDVVYDKKQNRDLHLDSYFYIKEKRNPAVIMIHGGGWRSGNKSQMRIMAQEIASKGYSCFAIEYRLSLEAKYPEGIYDIKNAIKFIKDNAEKFHVDPNKIAVLGCSSGGQMAALIGTTNDNLAFEDVQFKTKSSSKVNAIIDVDGILAFKHPESKEGEIAAFWLNGSYEENPENWKNASALSHTNKSTPPILFINSSFDRFHAGRDDMIAILKENKIYNEVKTIENSPHSFWFFRPWFDEMTKYITQFLDKIFK